GTGAGATCCGGAAGCCGAGCAAGAAGAGCATCAACCTGAGCACCAATAGTCTTGTTCGCAATGGCCATGGACTGCTCATCAACTGCAGCCTCCGCCTGCTTCGCCTCAACCTCGGCCGGATCGATCTTCTTACCGACTTGCTcgtcctcggccttctttttcttgacCTCTTCAAGAAGCATGCCGGGAACCTTGCCCTTAAGATCAACCAGGTTTTCGTAAAAGCGAcgttcctcctcgtcctcccagaTACCGGAGCCATCGCCTTGTCCACGGAGGTACTCTCCCGCCTTTACTATGCCGATCGAGCCGTTCGCGTTTGCGTTGGCGTCATCGCTATCCTTCAACTCGGGCATCTCAGCCCCAATGATTTCGGCGATCACATGGGCGTTGGCCACAAGGCGCTCCTGGGCCTTCACCTGCTTCTCAAAGTTCGCCTGACGGTCCTCAAAGACTTCACCCGATTTCACGTAGGCCTCGGCGTTCTTGCGAGACTGGCTGTAAATGGCCTTTTGATCCCGAACAAGATGGCCCTTGACGTCCTCAAAATATCGCCTGAGGACGTTTCTAAAGCGCTCTTGGAGCTCGGGAGAAGTGAAGGGAGCATCTTCCTCCGTCGTGCCATCCTGCTCTTCGTTTGTCTCGTCCTCTTTGGTGGTGCCATCTTCCCCGACTGTTTTTCGACTATCAGACTTGACTCCCAAAACATCCCAGCTAAAAGCCTTGACGAAAATCACCAGCAGAGGCAAATTTGCATGTTCACGGTCGTGGCCCAGGAGATCCTTCAGAACTTCCAGAGGGAACGGTTCGGCAGCACCTCCCTTGGCAGCTGCTCGGGACTTGACCTCAGTGGTCTTGCCCGTGGTTCCGTTTGCAGCGTCGTCAGGCCGcttgatgtcgtcgagggTTTTGAGAATGCCTACAAGCCAAAGCTCGGTCACGACGCGCAGGAGGACACGCTGACGGGTCAGACGGTCGCgttcctccttttctttggcTTCGGCCGAGAGGGTTTTGAGGAAGCTCTTGTCTGGTGTAGCCATAGCCTTGCCGAGATACCAGCCCAGATACATGGTGAACTCGTCGGGACCGAAGCGCTGATGGAGGGCGCTGACAATTTCGACGCCGGCTTCGATCTCGCCGGGGGATTTGAGTTTGCAAAGGCCTTCGTGGCAGGCGGAGACGATTTCGGAGAGATACTTGGAGAGGCTAACAGTCTTGATCTCCTGGAGAAAGGTGTTCATGGTCGCGGGGCTAATTGCGGTACGGAGACGTTTGATGAAGGCGGTATTCTTCTTCATGGTCGAGTCCAGGGGCTTACCCACGGGAAAGAGATCTGTCACGAGTGTCAGCATCACCAGAGGGGAGCGAGGCTCGTTGTCGAAGCTGCTTACCCTTCTCTCCATTCCAGGCCCTCTGGTTGAGCTCGCGCAGCTCGCCTGAGAGTCGATTGTTAGCTATGACTACTGTAGAGACGATTATAAGACATACGTCTGCGCGCGCGATCCATGATGGGCgactgttgttgttgtgtaCAAGTAAGAGATTTACGTGGGCGCAATCATTCGTTTTCGTCGACTATGGATCGAGATGCTAAGGGTTCAGAAATCGGAAGCGACAATCCCCGTCAGCTAAGGAAGGCATCGGTGACGCTCGGTGGGAAGGGCCTCTAGAGGCAAGATGGGGATTTGCTCCAGGTCTCTGGCAACTACTACGGTGGGCGCCCAGAGAGGGTGTTTCGTTTTTGCCTTTGCTGAGTGGTGTTGTTTCTGTCTCGAAGTCCAAGGCAAGGAAGCAAGTGTCCGGTGACGGAATACGATATCAATaaagtcagtcagtcaggcCTGGCTGAATTCCTCAAAAGGCTGTAGTTCCACTCCCCCACCAGGATTGGCGCGGCACGCGGTTCTTGGCACTGGGGATCCCCGCTATGTAGTTGGCTTTTCAGCAGCCAGACCAACCTAGTTAACGACATATGATCTTCTCTGAGTTGATTGGGATCCTTATACATCGATGAGATGGCTAATGTCAGTTGTTCCACTCGAGAATCTGTGACAAGGAGAAGCGGCCTGTCTGTTGCTACCCGTCTTGGTCACGAGTCGCAGggaaagggttagggtttgaGGCCAGCAATCTTGTGTCATGAAATTATCAGATCAAAGTTACGCCAGCCTCAGCCCCTCCAGTATATGCAGATACGATACCTGATAGGCCACTGCTAGCGATATATATGCAGGAACATTCGTTCTGTTCCTGATCATGTCTTTCTCTGAATAATCCCCAGTCACAGGTTCTGGTCGCCCGTGGCCCCCGAACATCCGAACAATCAACAGTTCGGCCCGCATGCTTGGCACGGGGGTCACGGTCCGCTGTGCTCCCCAGCCAGACGTCATGTCTCGGCACCCACTTGACCCCTGTCACGTTTCTCACAGCTCTGCCCATATCAAAAGCCTCAAATAGAGACAAAACTCCCGACAAAAGCGAGTCTGATCTGAGCGTTGGACGATCCGAGTTTACAGTACAAAACAGAAACAGGCACGGGAACCGGCCCCTGCTTTAAATGGATCTGGGCCAGGGCTACCACCAGTCTGAAGTTTGCATCTCCGTCCCATTCTCAAGTGGGCCTCCTTATCAGACGCTCTGATTTGTCCAACGGCGGGCTGCTTGTCAAAGCTTGATAAgaacctcccacccccgtcTTTGAACTTGTACTCGAGTACAGTATATCCGCGGAAACTACGGGTGCCGATCTGGAAAGGGATGCTCCAAAACGATCAATAAACGGCGCTCGCCTTATCTCTGAGCACTTGCGATGAACACCCGCGGCCACTCGGAGAAGCAAGCGTCAAGCAGATGGCGTAGGTGGCATAGTATGTAGCATACCTACCTTAGGTATATATGAAGCAATCGAACCATTCTCTACTGTTGGTCCCTCTAGTTCCCTTTGCCATTCTTCAGCATTGTATGTAGTATTATCGTGTTTGTTAGCGTCAGCTGCCCAACATGGAAGTAACTTCAGCTCTTGCTGCCTCTCAGGCGTTCACCAAGTCCCCTCTCAGcttccaacaacaaaagcccACTGAAGATGGGATCCCACGAAGCTTCTATGACCTCGAGAAGCCATTGATTACCAACCTCGACGATATCGACTCCCAATCCAGCACATCACAGTCTTCCTCAGAGCAGGACCAAGATCAAcaatcctcatcatcacagtcatcaccaccgacggAAGACCAGCCGCCTCTTTCGGACTTTGAGAAagctcttcttcacccacaGCCAACTTCGGCACCATATCCATTGCCGCCAGCTCCCACTCCGATCTCAGTGCTGCCTCTTGATCTCAAGACACCAGACAGCTTTGTCCCAAGAGACCCTGCCCTTATCAGGCTGACAGGCGTCCACCCCTTCAACGTTGAGGCCCCTCTCACGCCTTTATACGACCAGGGGTTCCTCACTACCCTCAATCTTCACTATGTTCGCAACCACGGACCGGTTCCTCAGGTTCACGATGCCGACGCTCTATCATGGTCTTTCACCATCGAAGGCCTCTGCTCTTCACCAGTCACCCTCACTTTGGCAGATCTCATCTCCTCCCGTTTCGAAGATGAAGTCGTCTCCTACCCAGTAACACTAGTCTGCGCTGGTAACCGCCGCAAAGAACAGAACCAGGTCCGCAAATCCAAAGGCTTCTCGTGGGGCGCCGCCGGCCTTTCAACATCTCTCTGGACCGGTCTACCACTCGGCCACCTCCTTTCCCTTGCCGGCGTCGACACTCGCAAGGGGAAATTTGTGCACTTTGAGGGCGCTGATGCCCTCCCCAACGGCTACTACGGGACGTCGGTGAAGCTGAGCCATGCTATGGACCCAGAAAGAGGCATGATGATCTCCTGGCTGATGAACggtctccctctccaccccgaCCACGGCAAGCCCCTTCGAGTAATCATCCCGGGTATGATTGGCGGGAGAAGCGTGAAATGGCTCAAGAAGATGATCATCAGCGACAAACCCTCGGAGAACTGGTATCACATCTACGACAACCGCGTCCTGCCCACCACAATCAGCCCCGAAGAAAGCGGCAACGGGACAGAAGAGATGGTCCAAGTCTGGAAAGACGAGCGGTACGCCATCTACGACCTGAACACCAACTCGGCCGTCGTGTACCCCCAACACGAAGAAACCGTCCAAATCCAAGACGGAGCCACCTACGAGCTCAAAGGCTACGCCtacgccggcggcggcaaaaGAGTCACCCGCATGGAGATTTCCCTGGATCAAGGCAAGACCTGGCTTTTGGGCAACATCTCCTACCCCGAAGACCTCTACCGCACCGAGACAGAAAGCCGCATCTACGGCGGCCGTCTCGACCTCTCCCAAAACGGGCGTGACGCCTCCTTCTGCTGGTGTTTCTGGTCTCTCGCTCTCCCTGTCGGCACCCTCGCCGGGGCGTCTGACATTGTTGTCCGCGCCATGGACGAGGCGATGATGGTCCAGCCTAGGGACATGTACTGGTCGGTCCTGGGGATGATGAACAATCCCTGGTTCCGCGTCGTCATCCACCACGACACgacctccaacaccctccgGTTTgaacacccaacccaacccgcCCTCCAACCCGGAGGCTGGATGGAACGGGTGAAAAAGTCAGGCGGCGACCTCACAAACGGCTTTTGGGGCGAGCGTCAAGCGGGCGGCgaaaccctc
The window above is part of the Podospora bellae-mahoneyi strain CBS 112042 chromosome 3, whole genome shotgun sequence genome. Proteins encoded here:
- a CDS encoding hypothetical protein (EggNog:ENOG503NXGG; COG:C) — encoded protein: MEVTSALAASQAFTKSPLSFQQQKPTEDGIPRSFYDLEKPLITNLDDIDSQSSTSQSSSEQDQDQQSSSSQSSPPTEDQPPLSDFEKALLHPQPTSAPYPLPPAPTPISVLPLDLKTPDSFVPRDPALIRLTGVHPFNVEAPLTPLYDQGFLTTLNLHYVRNHGPVPQVHDADALSWSFTIEGLCSSPVTLTLADLISSRFEDEVVSYPVTLVCAGNRRKEQNQVRKSKGFSWGAAGLSTSLWTGLPLGHLLSLAGVDTRKGKFVHFEGADALPNGYYGTSVKLSHAMDPERGMMISWLMNGLPLHPDHGKPLRVIIPGMIGGRSVKWLKKMIISDKPSENWYHIYDNRVLPTTISPEESGNGTEEMVQVWKDERYAIYDLNTNSAVVYPQHEETVQIQDGATYELKGYAYAGGGKRVTRMEISLDQGKTWLLGNISYPEDLYRTETESRIYGGRLDLSQNGRDASFCWCFWSLALPVGTLAGASDIVVRAMDEAMMVQPRDMYWSVLGMMNNPWFRVVIHHDTTSNTLRFEHPTQPALQPGGWMERVKKSGGDLTNGFWGERQAGGETLTNPITSPPEKEISLTNPAISREVSLEELRSHDSEASPWFVLNGEVYDGTAFLEGHPGGAASIINAAAQDISDEFLAIHSENAKAMMPRYHIGTLTPSSLPLLSLPTPSSPPATPRPSFLHPKQWLPATLISKTKVSPNTKIFTFTLQHATQTLGLPVGQHLLVRLSSPETIIRAYTPISPGSLPTGTLSLLIKIYPPSPDSPSSGGKMTLALDALPLRSPVEFKGPVGKFLYLSPGLCSVNSKQRNVTKLVMICAGSGITPIFQVLRAILSSPPSLDPTKCLVLDGNRVEEDILCRDELDAMARGNKERMELVYSLSRPQASWQGRKGRMDRPFFESAVGKPDPEGKTLVLVCGPEGLERAIRETFTGRGGLGWDEGDVVFF